Proteins encoded together in one Rhizobium bangladeshense window:
- a CDS encoding fasciclin domain-containing protein: MTYLLRGLTLTAAMSAIAFAAYGKNPKVGGAAMFETKNIVENAVNSKDHTTLVAAVKAAGLVGTLEGEGPFTVFAPTNKAFSALPKGTVETLLKPENKATLTKVLTCHVVAADAMAKTVAKMIRDDGGEHDIKTVGGCVIKARENMGKITLTDENGDVAHVTIADVKQSNGVIHVVDKVLLPRM; encoded by the coding sequence ATGACCTATCTGTTGCGCGGCCTTACGCTCACGGCCGCCATGTCAGCCATTGCCTTCGCCGCTTATGGGAAGAACCCAAAAGTCGGCGGCGCTGCGATGTTCGAAACCAAGAACATCGTCGAAAATGCCGTAAACTCCAAGGATCACACGACGCTGGTCGCCGCCGTCAAGGCGGCCGGCCTCGTCGGTACGCTCGAGGGCGAAGGCCCCTTTACAGTGTTCGCCCCGACCAACAAAGCTTTCTCCGCCCTGCCGAAAGGCACCGTCGAGACATTGCTGAAGCCGGAAAACAAGGCGACGCTCACCAAGGTTCTGACCTGCCATGTCGTGGCGGCGGACGCGATGGCGAAGACCGTTGCCAAGATGATAAGAGATGATGGCGGCGAGCATGATATCAAGACCGTCGGCGGCTGCGTGATCAAAGCCCGGGAAAATATGGGCAAGATCACCCTGACTGATGAAAACGGCGATGTCGCGCATGTAACGATCGCCGACGTCAAACAGTCGAACGGCGTCATTCATGTCGTCGATAAAGTGCTGCTGCCGAGAATGTGA